The following are encoded in a window of Amphibacillus xylanus NBRC 15112 genomic DNA:
- the deoC gene encoding deoxyribose-phosphate aldolase, which produces MNYDLARFIDHTTLKADATKNEILLLCQEAIEYGFFSVCVNPTWVKLAYEQLQGTNVKVCTVVGFPLGASTSEVKAFETKDAIANGATEIDMVINIGALKAGNLELVEKDIRVVVDAATNKALVKVIIETSLLTNQEKVTACEIAVRTGADYVKTSTGFSTGGATASDISLMRKVVGPSIGVKASGGVRDKATAIELIEAGASRIGASAGVDIVKA; this is translated from the coding sequence ATGAATTATGATTTGGCCCGTTTTATTGATCATACGACTTTGAAAGCAGATGCAACAAAAAATGAGATTCTTTTGCTATGTCAGGAAGCAATTGAATACGGTTTTTTCTCTGTATGTGTAAATCCTACATGGGTGAAGTTAGCGTATGAACAATTACAAGGTACAAATGTTAAAGTATGTACAGTTGTTGGCTTCCCTCTAGGTGCATCAACCTCAGAAGTAAAAGCATTTGAAACAAAAGATGCGATAGCTAATGGGGCAACTGAAATAGATATGGTCATTAATATTGGAGCATTAAAAGCAGGCAACCTCGAACTTGTTGAAAAAGATATTAGGGTAGTTGTTGATGCAGCTACAAATAAAGCATTAGTAAAAGTGATTATCGAAACAAGCTTATTAACAAATCAGGAAAAGGTAACGGCTTGTGAGATTGCAGTTAGAACTGGTGCTGATTATGTAAAAACTTCAACTGGATTCTCGACAGGAGGAGCGACAGCTTCTGATATTAGCTTAATGAGGAAAGTCGTCGGTCCGTCAATTGGGGTAAAGGCCTCAGGTGGCGTTAGGGATAAAGCAACTGCGATCGAATTAATCGAAGCGGGGGCATCAAGAATTGGAGCAAGTGCAGGAGTTGACATAGTTAAGGCATAG
- a CDS encoding pentapeptide repeat-containing protein, protein MSEITKPSIDIDIEIENFNQNFDPAHPYIRATHIKNCEIKNLDIDGIEFENTIFSHVTFKDVSFEKIFLRDVQFNSCDLSLANFNQTTMQRVEFNNCQLTGITMADGRLQNVLFNQCNLRLAGLGYTMKKYVHFIECLLNEVDFYHSKWSNIFFEKCELTGANLSNTKLKGINLSDSSFDYLTVRTADLYGCIVNPIQAQQLSALLGLIIK, encoded by the coding sequence ATGAGTGAAATAACGAAACCATCAATAGATATAGATATAGAGATTGAAAACTTTAATCAAAACTTTGACCCAGCGCACCCTTACATTAGAGCAACTCATATTAAAAATTGCGAGATTAAAAATCTCGACATAGACGGAATTGAGTTTGAAAATACTATTTTTAGTCATGTCACATTTAAGGATGTTTCTTTTGAAAAAATTTTCTTGCGAGATGTACAATTTAACTCATGTGATTTATCACTAGCCAACTTTAATCAAACGACAATGCAACGTGTTGAATTTAATAATTGTCAATTAACGGGTATTACAATGGCTGATGGGCGTTTACAAAATGTATTGTTTAATCAATGTAACTTAAGATTAGCAGGATTGGGCTATACGATGAAGAAATATGTGCATTTTATCGAATGTCTACTTAACGAAGTTGACTTCTACCATAGTAAGTGGTCCAATATTTTCTTTGAAAAATGTGAATTAACAGGGGCGAATCTTTCAAATACGAAATTAAAAGGGATTAATTTAAGTGATTCAAGCTTCGACTATCTAACTGTTAGAACGGCAGACCTATACGGTTGTATTGTAAATCCAATTCAAGCACAGCAACTATCAGCTTTACTTGGTTTAATCATTAAATAA